From the Colletotrichum lupini chromosome 10, complete sequence genome, one window contains:
- a CDS encoding fungal specific transcription factor domain-containing protein: MSSGEAQLPPPPRAVPPPAPEPDPMAAMKLTRGTSCVLCQQRKVRCDKNKPCANCVKARVECRIIPPQPPRRRKKRLQERDLVDRLKKYESLLAENGVKFDPIAAELKAGDRNSTHLDDDHMLDEDADLANDFEGLKTSPEGSTSPSVAGSRRSQSDKPFSKWFPFHKEFRASEELLRDSSEDEVDGSTIHHAFDKMYDNQDGFPFIVGSRNASVTHLHPSPIQIFQLWQIYINNVNPLLKITHVPTVQGLIIEASANLEKIPKSVETLMFAIYLMAVTSMEDVDVAKMFNEPKPTVLSRFHTALQQALVNAGFMRTSDTMVLQAYMLYLIAVRMFVDPRQIFCLVGIAVRIAQRMGLHRDAAAFGLSPYEVEQRRRLWWTIVGYDRRIGEMTGSTVTALSTAADCKLPLNINDTDLHVNGKDAPTPHQGVTEMLFVLIRTELAMAISSDTLRDGQRHSDKDKDAGGGGGTGTSTGPQAPPRPISTVRMAGQDQVYTLDGFFAHIEGTYLKWCDPKIPLHFFTLTMTRQSLCKMRVISFLVRMGNGEATTLAEHERDTLFLEAVQMIEYDNVVQAADSLQGYKWYTYLHFPFPAYMFLVTELRHRLTGTMVERAWDAIAENHERRGLMSTLHSPMHIAFGNLFIKAWDAHAAGQEQIGKKPVQEPMWITRLRQRAEKMGKKQHGGGGGGGRRPGPEMGMGGPGVGVPPGGGVSQQAGGVGRAAPVNNTASQLPMQQIPQNMMMTPPSVTAGTPVMNPPPSEADVIDMDWSYLMQGYDMDTYGAFGGGFGGFPMGGNGMVGGGPGMMGNPDGNNMFGN; encoded by the exons ATGTCGTCGGGAGAAGCCCAGCTCCCACCCCCGCCGAGGGCAGTTCCTCCACCCGCACCCGAACCCGACCCCATGGCAGCGATGAAGCTTACCAGGGGGACCTCGTGTGTGCTGTGCCAGCAACGAAAAGTCCGCTGCGACAAGAACAAGCCGTGTGCCAACTGCGTCAAGGCCAGGGTAGAGTGTCGAATAATACCACCACAGCCGCCCAGAAGGCGCAAGAAGCGTCTTCAGGAACGCGATCTCGTCGACCGCCTCAAAAAGTACGAATCCCTCTTGGCGGAGAATGGCGTCAAGTTCGACCCCATCGCCGCCGAGCTCAAGGCCGGCGATAGGAACTCGACACACCTTGACGACGACCACATGCTCGACGAGGATGCCGACCTCGCAAACGACTTTGAGGGGCTAAAGACCTCGCCCGAGGGGAGCACATCCCCTTCCGTGGCAGGGAGTCGGAGATCACAATCTGATAA GCCATTTAGCAAATGGTTTCCCTTTCACAAAGAG TTTCGAGCTAGCGAGGAGCTGTTGCGAGACTCGTCAGAAGACGAGGTTGACGGCTCAACCATCCATCACGCCTTTGACAAGATGTACGATAACCAGGACGGCTTTCCATTCATCGTGGGAAGTCGAAACGCCTCCGTGACGCATCTCCACCCATCACCTATCCAAATCTTTCAACTGTGGCAAATCTACATTAACAACGTCAACCCCTTACTCAAAATAACGCATGTGCCAACGGTACAGGGCCTTATCATCGAGGCCAGCGCCAACCTCGAAAAGATCCCAAAGAGCGTCGAGACGCTCATGTTTGCTATTTACCTCATGGCAGTCACCTCCATGGAAGACGTCGACGTGGCAAAGATGTTCAACGAGCCAAAGCCTACCGTCCTGTCAAGGTTCCACACCGCACTTCAGCAAGCCTTGGTCAACGCAGGCTTCATGCGGACCAGTGATACGATGGTCCTCCAGGCTTACATGCTCTACTTG ATTGCCGTTCGCATGTTTGTCGACCCGCGGCAAATATTCTGTCTCGTTGGTATCGCCGTGAGGATAGCCCAACGGATGGGCCTCCACCGCGACGCTGCCGCATTCGGCCTGTCGCCGTACGAAGTCGAGCAACGCCGGCGGCTGTGGTGGACCATTGTAGGCTACGACCGCCGGATAGGAGAGATGACGGGGTCGACCGTGACGGCCCTGTCTACCGCCGCCGACTGCAAGCTGCCCCTCAACATCAACGACACAGACCTCCACGTCAACGGCAAGGACGCCCCGACCCCGCATCAGGGCGTGACGGAGATGCTCTTCGTCCTCATCCGGACAGAGCTGGCCATGGCCATCAGCAGCGACACCTTGCGCGACGGTCAACGCCACAGCGACAAGGACAAGgacgccggcggcggcggaggcaCCGGCACCAGTACCGGCCCCCAAGCCCCGCCGCGCCCCATCTCAACGGTGCGCATGGCCGGCCAGGACCAAGTCTACACCCTTGACGGCTTCTTCGCGCACATTGAAGGCACGTACCTTAAGTGGTGCGACCCCAAGATCCCACTACACTTCTTCACCCTTACCATGACGCGACAATCGCTCTGCAAGATGCGCGTCATCTCGTTCCTCGTGCGCATGGGCAACGGCGAGGCGACGACGCTGGCGGAGCACGAGCGCGACACGCTCTTCCTCGAGGCCGTCCAGATGATTGAGTACGACAACGTCGTCCAGGCCGCCGACAGCCTGCAGGGGTACAAGTGGTACACGTACCTCCACTTCCCGTTCCCCGCGTACATGTTCTTGGTGACGGAGCTGCGGCACAGGTTGACGGGCACCATGGTCGAGCGCGCGTGGGACGCCATCGCCGAGAACCACGAGCGGAGGGGTCTGATGAGCACGCTGCACAGTCCCATGCACATTGCGTTTGGCAACCTGTTCATCAAAGCGTGGGACGCGCACGCGGCTGGGCAGGAGCAGATTGGGAAGAAGCCGGTGCAGGAGCCCATGTGGATCACGAGACTTCGGCAGCGGGCGGAGAAGATGGGGAAGAAGCAGCACGGGGGTGGGGGTGGGGGTGGACGCCGGCCCGGGCCGGAGATGGGCATGGGCGGTCCCGGCGTCGGTGTTCCACCGGGCGGCGGCGTTTCGCAGCAGGCGGGTGGCGTGGGTAGGGCAGCGCCGGTGAACAACACCGCGTCGCAGCTCCCGATGCAGCAGATTCCGCAAAACATGATGATGACACCGCCGTCCGTGACGGCGGGCACGCCAGTGATGAACCCGCCTCCGTCCGAGGCCGACGTCATCGACATGGACTGGAGCTACCTTATGCAAGGATACGACATGGACACGTACGGGGCCTTTGGAGGCGGTTTCGGTGGGTTTCCCATGGGCGGGAACGGCATGGTTGGCGGCGGACCCGGCATGATGGGCAACCCGGACGGTAACAACATGTTTGGAAATTAG
- a CDS encoding glycosyl hydrolase family 15 — MSLTKTLFCAVGLAANVARVAAADLDDFISGQRTIALNGVLSNIGPDGASVAGASAGIVVASPSKADPDYFFTWTRDAALTMKMIVDEFILGHDELQVHIEDYYKSQAVLQTVGNPSGSFLPSGRGLGEAKYLVDGSRFNGEWGRPQRDGPALRAITLITYSRWLVDNGQEAKAKDIVWPIISNDLSYTAQYWNSTGFDLWEEVNGSSFFTTQNQYRALVEGAALAESLSVKCTGCELAPDVLCFLQTYWNAADGYYVANVNTQTKRSGKDANVMLGSIAVFDVAASCEDPSIQPCHSKALSNFKVWVDSFRNGTLYPVNEGIAQGQGVALGRYIEDTYYNGNPWYLITLGAAEFLYDAVAQWNAHGQIKVDATSLPFFKELYPTARETTYQKNSNSTLDYAGIVKAVNAYADSFVEIAQKYTPADGALAEQFNKTTGSPTSARDLTWSYAAFITMAERRAGQYPPSWVPEAASEVPVTCAASTTTGVYVPATAAGAPDVTGSCTVPVTFLVNATTYYGEGLSLLGNIAELGAWNVDNGQPMSASGYTAERPLWSVDVELPGGSNVSYVYVRKQSCGFLYEERNRTLTVPACNSTQKVVTDDAWVGKTNGC; from the exons ATGAGTCTAACAAAGACCCTATTCTGTGCCGTTGGCCTCGCTGCCAACGTTGCACGCGTTGCCGCCGCCGATCTCGACGACTTCATTTCAGGTCAAAGAACCATTGCGCTCAATGGTGTTCTGAGCAACATAGGACCTGATGGCGCTTCGGTTGCAGGCGCAAGTGCCGGCATCGTCGTTGCCAGCCCTTCCAAGGCCGATCCCGACT ACTTTTTCACGTGGACTCGCGATGCCGCCCTGACCATGAAGATGATTGTCGACGAGTTCATCCTCGGACACGACGAGCTCCAGGTTCATATTGAGGACTACTACAAGTCCCAGGCCGTTCTGCAGACCGTCGGCAACCCTTCCGGATCATTTCTCCCCTCCGGTCGTGGCCTCGGCGAGGCAAAGTATCTCGTCGATGGCTCGCGCTTCAACGGCGAATGGGGTCGCCCGCAGAGAGACGGCCCGGCGTTGAGGGCCATCACGCTCATCACCTACTCCCGCTGGCTCGTCGACAACGGGCAAGAGGCCAAGGCCAAGGATATTGTTTGGCCCATCATCTCCAACGATCTGTCGTACACCGCTCAGTACTG GAACTCGACTGGCTTCGACCTGTGGGAGGAGGTCAACGGCTCCAGCTTCTTCACCACCCAGAACCAGTACCGCGCCCTCGTCGAGGGAGCTGCGCTGGCCGAGTCGCTCTCCGTCAAGTGCACGGGATGTGAGTTGGCCCCGGACGTCCTCTGCTTTCTCCAGACGTACTGGAACGCCGCGGACGGCTACTACGTCGCCAATGTCAACACGCAGACGAAGCGCTCCGGCAAGGACGCCAACGTCATGCTTGGCTCGATTGCCGTCTTTGACGTGGCCGCGAGCTGCGAGGACCCGTCCATCCAGCCGTGCCACAGCAAGGCTCTGAGCAACTTCAAGGTCTGGGTCGACTCCTTCCGCAACGGCACGCTGTACCCCGTCAACGAGGGCATCGCGCAGGGTCAAGGTGTTGCTCTCGGTCGGTACATCGAGGACACGTACTACAACGGCAACCCTTG GTACCTCATCACCCTCGGCGCCGCCGAGTTCCTCTACGACGCAGTGGCGCAGTGGAACGCCCACGGCCAGATCAAGGTCGACGCGACCTCCCTCCCCTTCTTCAAGGAACTCTACCCGACCGCCAGGGAGACGACCTACCAGAAGAACAGCAACTCCACTCTCGACTACGCCGGCATCGTCAAGGCCGTCAACGCCTACGCCGACTCCTTTGTCGAGATCGCACAAAAGTACACACCCGCCGACGGTGCCCTCGCCGAGCAGTTCAACAAGACTACCGGATCCCCGACCTCGGCCCGCGACCTCACCTGGTCCTACGCCGCCTTCATCACCATGGCCGAGCGCCGCGCCGGCCAGTACCCGCCCAGCTGGGTGCCTGAGGCCGCATCAGAGGTTCCCGTCACCTGCGCCGCCTCGACCACGACCGGCGTCTACGTTCCCGCTACCGCCGCCGGCGCGCCCGACGTCACGGGTTCCTGCACCGTGCCCGTCACCTTCCTCGTCAACGCCACCACCTACTACGGCGAAGGCCTCTCTCTCCTGGGCAACATTGCCGAGCTCGGCGCGTGGAACGTCGACAACGGACAGCCCATGTCGGCGTCTGGGTACACCGCCGAGCGCCCGCTCTGGAGCGTCGACGTTGAGCTCCCCGGCGGGTCCAACGTCAGCTACGTCTACGTGCGGAAACAGAGCTGCGGCTTTCTCTACGAGGAGAGGAACCGCACGCTCACGGTGCCGGCGTGCAACTCTACGCAAAAGGTGGTCACGGACGATGCGTGGGTTGGAAAGACGAATGGctgctaa